From one Bacteroides fragilis NCTC 9343 genomic stretch:
- the cysQ gene encoding 3'(2'),5'-bisphosphate nucleotidase CysQ produces MEHKYLFVAVDAALKAGEEILSIYTDPASDFEIERKADHSPLTIADRKAHVTIATILNETPFPVLSEEGKHLEYDTRRNWDVMWIVDPLDGTKEFIKRNGEFTVNIALVKAGVPIIGVIYLPVKKELYFAGQEIGAYKLSGITTLEDDATLDKLVAASVRLPQDLQRDRFVVVASRSHLTPETEAYIDAVKQEHKHVELISSGSSIKICLVAEGKADVYPRFAPTMEWDTAAGHAIARAAGMEIYQADKKDVPLQYNKEDLLNPWFIVEKRR; encoded by the coding sequence ATGGAACATAAATACTTATTTGTCGCTGTTGATGCAGCCCTGAAGGCGGGGGAGGAAATATTGTCTATTTATACCGATCCGGCTTCGGACTTCGAAATAGAGCGGAAAGCGGATCACTCTCCTTTGACTATTGCTGACCGGAAAGCACACGTAACAATTGCCACCATTCTGAACGAAACTCCTTTTCCCGTACTGAGCGAAGAGGGGAAACATTTAGAGTATGATACCCGTCGCAATTGGGATGTGATGTGGATTGTCGATCCATTGGATGGTACGAAAGAGTTTATCAAGCGAAACGGTGAGTTTACGGTAAATATTGCGTTAGTGAAAGCCGGAGTTCCCATTATCGGAGTGATTTATTTACCGGTCAAAAAAGAACTTTACTTTGCCGGTCAGGAAATCGGTGCCTACAAGCTGTCGGGCATTACGACTTTAGAAGACGATGCAACACTCGATAAGCTGGTAGCTGCTTCCGTACGGTTGCCGCAAGACCTGCAGCGGGATCGATTTGTAGTAGTGGCTTCCCGTTCACACCTGACTCCGGAGACCGAAGCGTACATTGATGCGGTGAAGCAAGAACACAAACATGTCGAGTTGATTTCCAGCGGCAGTTCTATTAAAATATGTTTGGTTGCCGAAGGTAAAGCGGATGTTTATCCCCGTTTTGCTCCTACGATGGAGTGGGATACTGCTGCCGGGCATGCCATTGCGCGCGCTGCGGGAATGGAAATTTATCAGGCGGATAAAAAAGATGTTCCTTTGCAGTATAATAAAGAAGATTTACTGAATCCCTGGTTTATTGTTGAGAAGAGAAGGTAA
- a CDS encoding glycoside hydrolase family 2 protein, which yields MKKSIILLFISLLLSPLCIKAHQPEFSTAGFFRLADSGRDVYSMNPAWRFYKGNCPGAETGNFDDRSWTVVSLPHGIEYLPTEASGCINYQGEVWYRKHFTPDAALKGKKLFLHFEAIMGKSKIYVNGKLLAEHFGGYLPVVVDVTDALEFGKENLIAVWADNSNDPNYPPGKQQEVLDFTYFGGIYRDCWLIAHNQVFITDPNYENEEAGGGLFVAYNNVSDHSAEVLLKIQIRNSGRKAFKGVVEYELQQPDGQQVASLNSVIRIKPGKSTYSSDKLTVKGPMLWSPENPALYNLIVRIRDEKGNPIDGYRRRIGIRSIEFKGEDGFWLNGKPYEAPLIGANRHQDFAIVGNAVPNSIHWRDAKKLRDAGMKVIRNAHCPQDPAFMDACDELGLFVIVNTPGWQFWNDAPVFAQRVYSDIRNLVRRDRNHPCVWMWEPILNETWYPADFARNAHDIVEAEYPYPYCYSGCDSEAKGKEHFQILFTHPLNGDGGAYSTNDIKKQLTYFTREWGDNVDDWNSHNSPSRVARNWGEQAMLIQAQHYARPSYKYTSYDALYRTPRQHVGGCLWHSFDHQRGYHPDPFYGGVMDVFRQPKYSYYMFMAQRSPIKEERLFQTGPMVYIAHEMTPFSGKDVTVYSNCDEVRLTYLKGGQTQTYVHKQEKEGMPHPVITFENVYDFMKDKALSRQGKQADVYLLAEGLIDGKVVATHKVAPARRPEKLLLWVDNEGTDLKADGSDFVTVIAAVADKDGNIKRLNNYTIKFQIEGEGRILGGAGNLANPAPIRWGTAPILVQSTLKPGKIKITASVLFEGSQMPSSAVLELESKPGDFPQIYDREESALIPNFTGQEAANALAPKSEAALEKERLQKAENAAKLKEVEQQQEEFGEKK from the coding sequence ATGAAGAAAAGTATTATTCTGTTATTCATCAGTTTACTTTTATCCCCGCTATGCATAAAGGCACATCAACCCGAATTCTCCACTGCCGGATTTTTCCGGCTGGCAGACTCCGGACGAGACGTCTATTCCATGAATCCTGCATGGCGTTTTTATAAAGGAAATTGCCCCGGAGCTGAAACCGGAAATTTCGACGACCGGTCATGGACAGTAGTTTCTCTGCCTCATGGTATCGAATATCTGCCTACAGAAGCAAGCGGCTGTATCAATTACCAAGGCGAAGTCTGGTATCGCAAACACTTTACACCGGATGCGGCATTGAAAGGTAAAAAACTTTTTTTACATTTTGAGGCAATTATGGGCAAAAGCAAAATATACGTAAACGGTAAATTGCTAGCCGAACATTTCGGTGGTTATCTGCCGGTGGTCGTCGATGTAACTGATGCATTGGAATTTGGAAAGGAAAACCTGATCGCCGTATGGGCTGACAATAGCAATGACCCCAACTATCCTCCCGGAAAACAACAGGAAGTGCTGGACTTCACTTATTTCGGAGGAATATATCGGGATTGCTGGTTGATAGCACACAATCAGGTATTCATCACCGATCCGAATTATGAGAACGAAGAAGCTGGCGGAGGACTATTTGTCGCTTATAACAATGTATCGGACCACTCTGCCGAAGTATTACTGAAAATACAGATTCGCAACTCCGGGAGAAAAGCTTTCAAAGGTGTAGTCGAATACGAACTTCAGCAACCGGACGGACAACAAGTGGCTTCTCTAAACTCCGTCATCCGGATCAAGCCCGGAAAATCAACCTATTCATCAGATAAGCTGACCGTAAAGGGTCCGATGCTATGGAGTCCGGAAAATCCGGCATTATATAACCTGATCGTTCGTATCCGTGACGAAAAGGGCAATCCGATAGATGGTTACCGGCGCCGGATCGGAATACGCAGTATCGAATTCAAAGGAGAAGATGGATTCTGGCTGAACGGTAAACCTTATGAAGCTCCGTTAATCGGAGCCAACCGGCACCAGGATTTCGCAATTGTGGGCAATGCGGTACCTAACAGTATTCACTGGCGGGATGCCAAAAAGCTGAGAGATGCCGGAATGAAAGTAATTCGTAATGCTCACTGCCCGCAAGACCCGGCCTTCATGGATGCTTGTGATGAATTGGGATTATTTGTAATCGTCAATACCCCGGGCTGGCAATTCTGGAATGATGCCCCGGTCTTTGCACAGCGGGTATACAGCGATATCCGTAACCTGGTTCGTCGAGACCGCAATCATCCTTGCGTATGGATGTGGGAACCGATCTTGAACGAGACATGGTATCCGGCAGATTTCGCCCGGAACGCACATGACATTGTAGAGGCAGAATATCCATATCCCTATTGTTATAGCGGATGCGATAGCGAAGCCAAAGGGAAAGAACATTTCCAGATACTTTTTACCCATCCGCTCAATGGAGACGGAGGAGCCTATTCGACTAACGATATCAAGAAACAGCTGACTTACTTCACACGTGAATGGGGTGACAATGTGGATGACTGGAACTCGCACAATTCTCCCAGTCGCGTAGCACGCAACTGGGGAGAGCAGGCCATGCTTATACAAGCACAGCACTATGCCCGTCCATCCTACAAATACACCAGCTATGATGCTCTTTACCGCACTCCGCGGCAACATGTAGGAGGCTGCCTCTGGCACTCGTTCGATCATCAGCGCGGCTATCATCCCGATCCCTTCTACGGAGGTGTCATGGACGTATTCCGCCAACCGAAGTATTCTTATTACATGTTTATGGCACAACGGTCGCCCATAAAAGAAGAGCGCCTTTTCCAAACCGGTCCAATGGTTTATATCGCCCATGAAATGACACCGTTCTCCGGCAAAGATGTCACCGTCTATTCGAACTGTGACGAAGTAAGACTCACTTATCTCAAAGGCGGACAAACGCAAACCTATGTACATAAACAGGAAAAAGAAGGAATGCCCCACCCCGTCATCACATTCGAGAATGTATACGACTTCATGAAAGATAAAGCACTTTCACGCCAAGGTAAACAAGCTGACGTTTACTTATTGGCAGAAGGATTGATTGACGGTAAAGTAGTCGCTACCCACAAAGTGGCTCCGGCACGACGTCCCGAAAAGCTGCTCCTTTGGGTAGACAATGAAGGAACAGACCTGAAAGCCGACGGTTCTGACTTCGTCACAGTCATAGCTGCCGTTGCCGACAAAGATGGAAATATCAAACGCTTAAACAACTATACCATCAAATTTCAAATAGAAGGTGAAGGACGTATTTTAGGCGGAGCAGGCAATTTGGCTAACCCGGCCCCTATCCGTTGGGGAACAGCCCCGATATTAGTTCAGTCTACTTTGAAACCCGGAAAAATAAAAATCACAGCCAGTGTCTTGTTCGAAGGCTCGCAGATGCCAAGCAGTGCCGTGCTGGAATTGGAAAGTAAACCGGGAGACTTCCCCCAGATATACGACCGGGAAGAGTCAGCACTTATTCCGAACTTCACCGGACAAGAGGCAGCAAACGCCCTGGCTCCAAAATCAGAGGCGGCATTGGAAAAAGAAAGACTACAGAAAGCTGAAAATGCTGCCAAGCTAAAAGAAGTAGAGCAACAGCAGGAAGAGTTCGGTGAGAAAAAGTAA
- a CDS encoding SPOR domain-containing protein, with the protein MKKLVVLGMGVCVALAFASCKSSESAYKKAYEKAKQQELAEPQVEAPVEVTPVVAAPVETKKAVDNAAGVRQEKVTVVSGADGLKDYSVVCGSFGLKANAEGLKDFLDKEGYNATIAFNAETAMYRVIVNTFADRASAAQARDAFKAKYPSRKDFQGAWLLYRIY; encoded by the coding sequence ATGAAAAAATTAGTAGTATTAGGGATGGGCGTATGCGTTGCCTTGGCATTTGCTTCATGTAAATCCAGCGAAAGCGCTTATAAAAAGGCATACGAGAAAGCTAAACAACAGGAATTGGCTGAGCCTCAGGTAGAAGCTCCCGTAGAAGTTACTCCGGTAGTTGCTGCTCCGGTAGAAACTAAAAAGGCTGTTGATAATGCTGCAGGCGTTCGTCAGGAAAAGGTAACAGTTGTTTCAGGTGCTGATGGATTGAAAGATTATAGCGTAGTATGCGGTAGCTTCGGTTTGAAAGCAAATGCAGAAGGTCTGAAAGATTTTCTGGACAAAGAAGGTTATAATGCAACCATTGCTTTTAATGCTGAGACAGCTATGTATCGTGTGATTGTAAATACATTTGCCGATAGGGCTTCTGCTGCGCAGGCACGTGATGCTTTCAAGGCTAAATATCCTAGTAGAAAAGACTTCCAGGGCGCCTGGTTGTTATATAGAATCTATTAA
- a CDS encoding DEAD/DEAH box helicase: MTFENLNLIEPILKALRQEGYTSPTPIQEQSIPILLQGKDLLGCAQTGTGKTAAFSIPILQKLYKTDHRKGIKALVLTPTRELAIQIGESFEAYGRYTGLKHAVIFGGVGQKPQTDALRSGIQILVATPGRLLDLISQGFISLSSLDFFVLDEADRMLDMGFIHDIKRILKLLPARRQTLFFSATMPPEIETLANSMLTKPEKVEVTPASSTVDIISQQVYFVEKKEKKDLLIHLLKDTSIESVLIFTRTKYGADKLARVLTKAGIGAEAIHGNKTQNARQRALTNFKNHTLRALIATDIAARGIDVDQLSHVINYELPNVPETYVHRIGRTGRAGHEGVAISFCESEELPYLKDIQKLIGKNIPVVKDHPFVTTEGIKAQEEKQEEIKVKAKANKTYRGSRANGDFWRRKKQKTNQPSSTKQEKRK; encoded by the coding sequence ATGACATTTGAAAATTTGAATTTGATAGAGCCTATCTTAAAGGCTTTAAGACAAGAGGGTTACACCTCTCCCACCCCAATACAAGAACAGTCAATCCCCATTTTACTTCAAGGAAAAGATTTATTAGGTTGTGCTCAAACAGGTACCGGTAAAACAGCTGCTTTTTCTATCCCTATCTTGCAAAAATTGTATAAAACCGACCATCGTAAAGGTATCAAGGCACTTGTGCTGACGCCAACCCGGGAACTTGCAATTCAGATAGGTGAAAGTTTCGAAGCATACGGACGGTATACCGGTCTGAAACATGCCGTAATCTTTGGAGGAGTAGGACAGAAACCACAGACTGACGCTCTACGGAGCGGTATTCAGATACTGGTTGCCACTCCTGGCAGATTATTGGATTTGATATCACAGGGATTTATCTCCCTGAGTTCACTTGATTTTTTTGTATTGGACGAAGCAGACCGTATGCTGGACATGGGATTTATCCATGACATCAAACGCATCCTGAAACTGCTACCGGCCCGAAGACAAACTTTGTTTTTTTCGGCGACCATGCCACCGGAAATAGAAACGTTGGCAAATTCGATGTTGACTAAACCGGAGAAAGTGGAAGTGACCCCGGCCTCTTCGACTGTGGACATCATCTCACAGCAGGTCTATTTCGTCGAGAAAAAAGAAAAAAAGGACTTGCTGATCCATCTGTTGAAAGATACATCAATCGAGTCGGTACTTATCTTTACGCGTACAAAATACGGAGCCGACAAATTGGCACGTGTACTGACTAAAGCCGGTATCGGAGCTGAAGCGATACATGGTAACAAAACTCAAAATGCACGCCAGCGTGCTTTGACCAATTTTAAGAACCATACCCTTCGCGCCTTGATAGCAACCGACATTGCTGCACGCGGCATCGATGTAGACCAATTATCACACGTAATCAATTACGAGTTGCCCAATGTTCCGGAAACTTACGTGCACCGCATCGGTCGTACCGGACGTGCCGGACATGAAGGAGTGGCCATCTCTTTCTGCGAATCAGAAGAACTGCCCTACTTAAAAGATATCCAAAAGTTGATAGGGAAAAACATCCCGGTGGTAAAAGACCACCCGTTTGTCACGACCGAAGGTATCAAGGCCCAGGAAGAAAAGCAGGAAGAAATCAAGGTTAAAGCCAAAGCCAACAAAACATACCGCGGGAGCCGGGCTAATGGCGACTTCTGGAGACGGAAAAAGCAAAAAACAAATCAACCGTCTTCCACCAAACAGGAAAAAAGGAAATAG
- a CDS encoding SDR family NAD(P)-dependent oxidoreductase, whose translation MKGKIVFITGASSGIGEGCARKFASQGSDLILNARNVAKLEELKVELEAKYGVRICLLPFDVRDRNAATMALASLPEEWKRIDVLVNNAGLVIGVDKEFEGNLDEWDIVIDTNIKALLAMTRIVVPGMVERGHGHIINIGSIAGDAAYPGGSVYCATKAAVKALSDGLRIDLVDTPLRVTNIKPGMVETNFTVVRYRGDKDAADAFYKGIRPLTGDDIAETVYYAASAPEHIQIAEVLVMPTYQATGTISYKKKDC comes from the coding sequence ATGAAAGGTAAAATCGTTTTTATAACGGGAGCAAGCAGTGGCATTGGTGAAGGATGTGCGCGTAAGTTTGCTTCGCAAGGTTCGGATTTGATTCTGAATGCCCGTAACGTGGCAAAACTTGAAGAGTTGAAAGTAGAACTGGAAGCTAAATACGGAGTACGTATCTGCCTGTTGCCGTTTGATGTACGTGATCGGAATGCAGCGACCATGGCGCTGGCTTCTTTACCAGAAGAGTGGAAACGTATTGATGTATTGGTGAACAATGCCGGTCTTGTGATTGGTGTAGATAAAGAATTTGAGGGAAACTTGGACGAATGGGATATTGTGATTGATACTAATATAAAAGCCTTGTTGGCTATGACGCGTATAGTGGTTCCCGGAATGGTGGAACGCGGACACGGGCATATCATCAATATCGGTTCGATAGCTGGTGATGCGGCTTATCCCGGCGGAAGCGTATATTGCGCCACTAAAGCCGCTGTCAAAGCACTTTCGGACGGTTTGCGTATTGATTTGGTAGATACTCCGCTTCGTGTGACAAACATAAAACCGGGAATGGTGGAAACTAATTTTACGGTTGTCCGTTATCGTGGAGATAAGGATGCTGCCGATGCTTTTTATAAGGGTATTCGTCCGTTGACTGGAGACGACATAGCTGAAACAGTTTATTATGCTGCCTCTGCTCCCGAACATATACAGATAGCAGAAGTGCTGGTGATGCCCACTTATCAGGCAACCGGTACGATTTCTTATAAGAAAAAAGACTGCTGA
- a CDS encoding class I SAM-dependent methyltransferase: MLFVYAKYIKIMSNENKTIHDFELNLICDFFSNMERQGPGSPEVTLKALSFIDNLTEKSLIADIGCGTGGQTMVLAGHVTGQVTGLDFLSGFIDIFNRNARQSGLQNRVTGIVGSMDDLPFRNEELDLIWSEGAIYNIGFERGLNEWRKYLKKGGYLAVSECSWFTDERPAEINDFWMDAYPEIDTIPNQVAKIHKAGYLPVATFILPENCWTDHYFTPKVAAQKIFLTKYAGNKIAEEFSMLQSIEEELYHKYKEYYGYTFFIAKKIRL; the protein is encoded by the coding sequence ATGCTTTTCGTGTATGCGAAATATATTAAGATAATGAGTAACGAAAATAAAACAATTCACGATTTCGAACTTAATTTAATCTGCGATTTTTTTTCCAATATGGAACGACAGGGTCCCGGAAGTCCTGAGGTAACATTGAAAGCATTGAGTTTTATAGATAATCTCACTGAAAAATCCCTTATCGCCGATATCGGCTGTGGAACCGGAGGTCAGACCATGGTATTGGCCGGTCATGTGACGGGGCAGGTTACAGGACTCGATTTTCTTTCCGGCTTTATTGATATTTTCAATCGTAATGCAAGACAGTCGGGCTTGCAAAACAGGGTGACAGGCATTGTCGGTTCCATGGATGATCTTCCTTTCCGAAATGAAGAGTTAGACTTGATTTGGTCGGAAGGGGCTATCTATAATATTGGTTTTGAACGGGGATTGAATGAATGGCGTAAGTATTTGAAGAAAGGAGGGTATCTTGCAGTTTCTGAATGTTCATGGTTTACGGACGAACGTCCGGCGGAAATCAATGACTTCTGGATGGATGCATATCCCGAAATCGATACGATTCCTAATCAAGTAGCCAAAATTCACAAGGCAGGCTATCTTCCTGTCGCTACATTTATTCTGCCTGAAAATTGTTGGACAGATCATTACTTTACCCCCAAAGTTGCAGCTCAGAAGATTTTTTTAACTAAATATGCCGGAAATAAAATTGCTGAGGAATTTAGTATGCTTCAATCCATTGAAGAAGAACTGTACCATAAGTATAAAGAGTATTATGGCTATACATTTTTTATTGCAAAAAAGATAAGGCTGTAA